The following DNA comes from Solea solea chromosome 6, fSolSol10.1, whole genome shotgun sequence.
TTTCAATctaaaaaatgatgaaatggATTGGAAATGGATTTCATTGAATAAGTCCATCCTTCATTCATTTTGCTACGAAGACAAAACCTTGACCTAACGAGTAGCCCTTAGTCTCTGAATCTATAAAGTCATGGAATACAGGCATTTGTTTCATTATGAAACTTTAGTTTTAACTGTAATCTACTCTATTTGTATTATTAGGGTCTGGGCACACACAGTGTGGAGAACCCTACTGAAACTGAAGGAatgattgtttttcttattataCCTACAAATGAACTGCATTTttccatgccccaaaactcctGAAAGTGATTCGGTGGAATGTGTGtcgaaaattggaagtgggaggggctacaaACTGACCCAAAAAAAATTTATACGGTCATCTGGAGGCAAGTTTAAtgtacatgaacgaaacttcACACTTCGTACACACGTTTATTAGGTtaggacggtcaaaaaagtcggaGATGACTTTACCGTGAACCcaacaggaaggccgccatgtTGGACTGAGCGCCGACTCTGATtttgcaccaatggtatttgaacgtACTTGTCCTAGTTACTATTATTTtaattactataataataatatttgtttttataaaaacactaaataatgttttatgtgCCACTCTGCTTTTAGATCTGTATGAGAAATGTATTATGGAATGCAACCTCTAGTTAAATTTCATTCACAGACTGCACTAAACTGCTCGGCTGCACGGGTGAGCAGGTCTtggacttttactttgaaaggtcATTAAAGAAGCCCGCTTGCCTTGGTGTTGCTGCTGACTTGTCTGAGCCTGCAGCTTCCAATAAAAGCACAGAGCTACtgctgagggagaggaggagagagagtgagagagagcgtgagagaGTGTCATCAGCTgtttggagaagaagaagagtaatGTGATGTTTCTATCTGGAATTCTGACTCCACAGTGATAGTCACAAGAAAGAAGCAGCCGACTGTGGACTTTATACCTGCTCtttacacatttttctctttttttttctttttcattttacattttaaatttctaATGCTTTCTGTGTGATGGCTAATATTTCATTAGTTGATGTGGGAGTTTTGTTGTTAATCGTGGTGACTGCAACGTTGGCAAATGGTGAGTAGAATGTTAGACCTGTGggtggtcttttttttatttttatttttttaaataacttggTGCGTTTAATATGATGCAGCAAATGTTTTAGGGTTAACAAAAAAATGCGATGAAGAAACATGCTAATCATCTGTGAGCAATAAAAACAGTATCTGCAGTATcaatataacacattttaacaagaaactgtaatgtaaaatcACTTTTATATTTCAACTCATCATTCAAAGCAAATCTATGTGCGTTTTAATTGTGAAATCAGTGCTGCAACTAAATATAGTTTATGTATTAATTCAAATAGTAGATATTTTTAAGTATATAATATTAACCGTTTTTTAAATAGTGTAATGGCAACACTTTAAATAATAGTACGGTAACAACATGGTACACGTGTGGCAATGGTATTTGATCATTTCttaatattatggtaatttttacaatatataattattactaTGTAGTTGTGAACAGTTACAATACTTATAACAATCCGTACTTAGCACTGTTTTCTGATAGTCAGTCaactataaaaaataatacaggGTTGAGATTAACAATTACTTACAGTATGTATTAATTTCTGGATGATTTTCCTCCATTAATCTAGATGTGTGGTCCAGAAAATAGTTAAATTGTCAAGTTTTTCCTTTGCCTCAAAATCACatcttcaaatgtcttgtccCCAAACCAAATGGCAgacgtttattttattttgacatttatttctgGTAGCAAAGAAAATCAGACAATATTCACAGATAAGAAACATGCTGAAAGATCTCAGATtgatgatttgttttaaaaacactcacatacacacagttgtTGGCAATtttgtaatcaattaataaaccCTTGTGTTTAAGAAACAATGAATTTCTTTTCAgttatgaatgaaaaaaatgaaatgaatgtagtTGTTGGTCcattaattaatacattttctttgttagaatttacattttgtttcctcACGTTTACAACCACCGATATTCACAttatatatctatttattttcagtatGTACTTTTATTGAAATTATATGCAACGGTCATTCTAGTCGGTACTTCATTAGCGGTAGTTTGAGTGATTAATTGTCGCAGCCCTGAATTATGTATAACATTTTGATCACTTCGagtaatattttaattaaatgcatatttaaatgttttaagcaTTACTTAGATGCATTTCATTTGAATATAAAACGCTGGTAAAGCTATGGTGTTCGTCACACGGTTTGCTGTTCTCCTGCAGGTTTCTTATCTGGCAAAGATGTGAACCACaggaaggaggtggaggaggccaAGCTGGACGAGCTTATGCCTGGAGATAATGCGGACGACCTGGCCGGTGGTCACACTTGTGCTGCCTGTGAGGCGTCCAGACTCAGGAGGAGAGCAAAGAGATGCACATGCTACAGTTACAAAGACAAGGAGTGTGTGTATTACTGCCACCTAGACATCATCTGGATCAACACACCAGAGTAAGAGTTGTTTTCTTCTGCTGCGTTTAAATGGCTACAGTGACGCCCTTATAGGGACGTGCcatgtgcgtgttggtgttgctGTATTATCAATGGACTGTTTTTTAAAGGGGCTGTATGTAAGATATAGTTCAAAGTGGGTACtgcaaactaaataaaaaaatgtaggaAACTGATGCCCCACTCCCCCCTCCTATACCCAGAGACTTGAGGGGACAGGTAGTTTGACAAATCAATCCCACATAAACCTACACTAAGACCCATTTTCCACAACATAAACAGGATTTACAGGCTGTAAATTATAATGTCAACAATGAATGAACTGTACCGTTTTAttagtgaagccagtatttaaATTTCTCATTCCCTTGATCTCTGATTGACATGTCATGTTCATTTTATATTGAAAAGGAACATGACAATGTTGGTTTTAGTGGCCGATCAAGAACAAGAATccagaataaaatagaataagcCAACATTACCctaaacaacaaccacaacaagaaaaaaggaaaaaaaaccttgaaaatgtaaaatttgcTTCTGCTATTAAATTGCATTTGAATGAGTTTCACTTATATCCCGAAGACCAAACGTTGCCCCCATTCATCTCTGCCCTTTTCTAACTCTCTACTTAATTAAACTCAGTCTGTTTCTACACATTTCCAAATGTTACAGTTTTGTTAATAGATCCTTTTCATATAAGTAATTCCTTTTCATGGTGgtccaacacaaaacacacagtaaagcagagagtgaagaaatgtacatgtatatataacaTGAAGGTTTCAATTTTCACCACACACGTCCCCTCCGTGTAACCATAATATCCACAGTGGTCACGGACCCTTTACACgagacattttatttacattgaatGCACAGGAGAGCTATTAGGTGAGTTGTGTGTAGAAAAGAAAGCCAGATTGATGAAAGGATTTGGGGCAAAGtgagctgcaaaacaaacatggacCTTTTCTCATGAGGCAGGATTTTCCTGTGGCTTTGTGACCTGTGAAAACTTGATTTTTCATACGGTGGCCAGCAGGCAGCAGGGAGGCCTCCACCGGGTTGGTTTCTAAGGAGACTTTGTTAATGTGCTGCCAGTTTTAAATTGAAACAAGATAATCCTTATAATGTGATATCAAAACTACTGGTGGATTCGATTTGCCAAGACCACTATTTTCCTTCATCTATCCATCACAGCTCATGCTTATATTCATGCAATAGCTTCTCTGTCAAGTCAATTTCACAAGCTGCCAACAGTAAAACCTCAAAATATTGAATTTGACTGATctgactgaggaggaggagaaagacaacATTGAGGGATAACAAGTGACGGTAGCCGACGCCAGCTGTCATCGAGAAGATTAATTTGTTGACTCCGAAAAAC
Coding sequences within:
- the LOC131461538 gene encoding endothelin-3 isoform X1 translates to MANISLVDVGVLLLIVVTATLANGFLSGKDVNHRKEVEEAKLDELMPGDNADDLAGGHTCAACEASRLRRRAKRCTCYSYKDKECVYYCHLDIIWINTPEHTVPYGVSSYAGSLRMRRSAGIVQQRKGAQKQRCVCEQRTDSNCSHFCIESRQRRPPQIDKMTARVRSGPAKKHKNGV
- the LOC131461538 gene encoding endothelin-3 isoform X2; translation: MANISLVDVGVLLLIVVTATLANGFLSGKDVNHRKEVEEAKLDELMPGDNADDLAGGHTCAACEASRLRRRAKRCTCYSYKDKECVYYCHLDIIWINTPEHTVPYGVSSYAGSLRMRRSAGIVQQRKGAQKQRCVCEQRTDSNCSHFCIERQRRPPQIDKMTARVRSGPAKKHKNGV